A window from Primulina eburnea isolate SZY01 chromosome 2, ASM2296580v1, whole genome shotgun sequence encodes these proteins:
- the LOC140822699 gene encoding septum-promoting GTP-binding protein 1, which translates to MTQLCRKIVQVNLRWSLADKVTVFRRFFKFIWHRILSCSTRPPASPRYTRLSSRRNSSPSSVAALEYPGCDPSTASCSGGDSDLVCLKISLLGDCRIGKTSFAIRYVGDLQEQKSLQMKGLNLMDKTFDIGGARIACKIWDVGGDKRSLDQVPIACKDAVAILFMFDLTNRCTLNSIIGWYSEARRWNQTAIPILIGTKFDDFVQMPPDIQWTVVRQARAYAKAIKATLFFSSSTHNINVNKIFKFVMAKLFNLPWTIERNLTIGEPIIDY; encoded by the exons ATGACGCAGCTCTGCCGCAAAATAGTGCAGGTCAACCTTCGATGGAGCCTAGCGGATAAGGTGACAGTTTTCCGGCGTTTCTTCAAGTTCATATGGCACAGAATCCTCTCCTGCTCGACAAGGCCGCCTGCTTCTCCTCGTTACACGAGGTTGTCTTCCAGAAGAAACTCTTCCCCGTCATCAGTGGCTGCGTTGGAGTATCCCGGTTGCGATCCCAGCACGGCGTCGTGTAGCGGCGGTGATTCCGACTTAGTTTGCCTGAAGATCAGCCTGCTGGGCGATTGTCGGATTGGAAAAACAAGCTTTGCG ATAAGGTACGTAGGAGATTTACAAGAACAGAAAAGTCTGCAAATGAAAGGTCTAAATTTGATGGACAAGACATTTGACATTGGAGGAGCTAGGATCGCCTGCAAAATATGGGATGTcggag GTGATAAAAGATCGTTGGATCAAGTCCCAATTGCCTGTAAAGATGCTGTGGCCATTTTGTTTATGTTTGATCTTACTAATCGGTGCACATTGAacag TATTATTGGATGGTACAGTGAGGCAAGAAGATGGAATCAG ACCGCAATTCCAATATTAATAGGAACCAAATTTGATGATTTTGTCCAAATGCCACCGGATATTCAATGGACAGTCGTTAGACAG GCAAGAGCATACGCGAAAGCGATAAAAGCGACTCTTTTCTTTTCGAGCTCGACACATAACATCAACGTCAACAAGATCTTCAAGTTCGTCATGGCCAAGCTCTTTAACTTGCCATGGACCATTGAGAGGAATTTGACAATCGGCGAACCCATTATCGACTATTAA